A single region of the Bicyclus anynana chromosome 16, ilBicAnyn1.1, whole genome shotgun sequence genome encodes:
- the LOC112051307 gene encoding 40S ribosomal protein S19a isoform X2 — protein MRSVTLKDVEQDKVVKTVAAHLKKIGKVKVPEHMDLVKTGRFKELAPYDPDWFYVRCAAVLRHIYIRSPVGVKTVTKIFGGRKRNGVTPSHFCRSSGSVARKALQALEALKLVEKIPDGGRILTVQGRRDLDRIAAQVRLKAKQAAKQSVIVL, from the exons atgcGTTCCGTCACATTGAAGGATGTTGAACAAGACAAGGTTGTCAAGACTGTCGCAGCTCACTTGAAGAA GATTGGCAAGGTTAAGGTACCAGAGCACATGGACCTTGTGAAGACTGGCAGATTCAAGGAATTGGCTCCCTATGATCCCGACTGGTTCTATGTGCGCTGTGCTGCTGTCCTCCGTCACATCTACATTCGGTCCCCCGTGGGTGTCAAAACTGTCACTAAAATATTTGGTGGCCGCAAACGCAATGGAGTCACACCATCACATTTCTGCAG ATCATCTGGCAGTGTAGCCCGCAAAGCCCTCCAGGCGCTCGAGGCTTTGAAGCTGGTAGAGAAAATCCCTGATGGCGGTCGCATCCTCACTGTACAAGGCAGACGTGACCTCGACAGAATCGCCGCACAGGTCCGCCTAAAGGCGAAACAGGCCGCCAAACAGAGTGTTATTGTTCTGTAA